In Oryzias latipes chromosome 10, ASM223467v1, the genomic window TACAAGGTTTTATCCTGCTTTAgaactgtttgtatttaattatCAAACTATAAGACAGACAATCTAATGCCAGTACACGCTACTCAAAGTTGTAAAACCTCAGATTTAACTTCAGTAGAAGCTGATTCTCAAAATTGTTAGTGTCAAGCCTAGCTCTTTTGGGGCTGAAAAGCAATCCTGCAGTGCTGAAAAGCCTCTCACAGGCAGCCGATGCGGGAAGAGGTGTATTAGTCTTGATAGAGAGGCTGCAAATAGCAGGAAACGTGAGCAGAGACTCCCTGGTGTCTGAAACACAGGCCAGATATCCATCCAACTCTTTGCTGGCTTCATGTGTTGTCGGTTTCAAAGAAGCGAAAAAATCTTCATCATCAGATGAACTGTTGGCCAATTCCTTCTTGTGGTCCAAAGGCTCCAGATGCACTCTGATGTAGTCCATGCCTACAAGCACAGTgagcagacacaaagaaaagtttggtTGAGGGGCTTCTGACTGGGAACAaattttatggattttgtcATTAACTACATTTACGTGCAGTCATCTACATCTAAAATCATGCAAATCCCTTATTTTAGCATAAAATCTAACTGCATTTCCAAACCACATATGATACATATGAGTTTGGTTTCAAGAAACACTGAGGGATAACTACAACCTGCTGCAAGAATACTTTACATCAATATTCATATTGAGATCACAGCCAAAGATGGGATATAACATTcctaaaaagtgcaaaaataaataaataaaagaataattttgGTATGGCTCAAAGGTTGCCCAGATTAGAATTCGTCAAGTGTATGTTGCTTGCATTCATTTACCTCGTTTTATGATGGTTTCATCATTTGTCCAAGAGGTCCGAAATTTAGGGAGAAGGATGGCAGCTGCTATGATCTCAGGATCTTCAAACATATGCTTGAATCGTGTTTGGATTCCTTGTTGTAGGGCATCCACAAGTGGGTCACAGTACCTGAGAGAATGGTGGAGTCGCTGAAGTTTCAAGCTTAACTGATGGACACTAGGCAGCAGCCACCCCAGCTGTGTATTCGTTTCCGCTTGCAAGATGTCGAGTACTTTTGCAACTGGACG contains:
- the LOC111948074 gene encoding uncharacterized protein LOC111948074 isoform X2; the encoded protein is MLFLTEWANTMRPVAKVLDILQAETNTQLGWLLPSVHQLSLKLQRLHHSLRYCDPLVDALQQGIQTRFKHMFEDPEIIAAAILLPKFRTSWTNDETIIKRGMDYIRVHLEPLDHKKELANSSSDDEDFFASLKPTTHEASKELDGYLACVSDTRESLLTFPAICSLSIKTNTPLPASAACERLFSTAGLLFSPKRARLDTNNFENQLLLKLNLRFYNFE
- the LOC111948074 gene encoding uncharacterized protein LOC111948074 isoform X1 is translated as MFNPAEMLFLTEWANTMRPVAKVLDILQAETNTQLGWLLPSVHQLSLKLQRLHHSLRYCDPLVDALQQGIQTRFKHMFEDPEIIAAAILLPKFRTSWTNDETIIKRGMDYIRVHLEPLDHKKELANSSSDDEDFFASLKPTTHEASKELDGYLACVSDTRESLLTFPAICSLSIKTNTPLPASAACERLFSTAGLLFSPKRARLDTNNFENQLLLKLNLRFYNFE